A single uncultured Methanolobus sp. DNA region contains:
- a CDS encoding oligosaccharide flippase family protein codes for MLLDKISIKKAFDELKSPLFSNAFFLMLTTFSSSGSGFIFWFIAAKYYSPENVGLAVAVISAIGILNLFARLGLDIGIIRYLPESDKKDVIINSCLTVISIMAIALSVLFIFNIDLFSPTLMFMKLDIKYASLFIVFTLAYSVFVSQANIFAALRNTKYSFVQNLVAISRVLMLPFLIKWGLLSLFLSYGAGIVIATILGNYFITKVQTNYRPSFRIDKKTLKNIFSFSFANYIATIFEGMPTYILPLIVLDVLGAEQNAYFYIAWSFSAIFLMIPRAIATSLFAEGSYEPSNFSRNIVKSLKFVMIALVPGVLLISALGRNILNLFGETYSTNAFDILILFCIASLPYTINVCYLTAKRIEKNRKAIILINFSLSSISILLAYLLMQSIGLIGVGIAWCSSNLFIATIIFGIYIQNHFKKRK; via the coding sequence TTGTTATTGGATAAAATTAGTATTAAAAAAGCATTTGATGAACTTAAGTCTCCTTTATTCAGCAATGCTTTTTTTTTAATGCTAACAACTTTTTCAAGTAGTGGATCAGGGTTTATTTTCTGGTTCATTGCTGCAAAATATTATTCACCTGAAAATGTTGGTTTGGCTGTTGCTGTAATTTCTGCAATTGGAATATTAAATCTCTTTGCACGTTTAGGGCTCGATATAGGAATTATAAGATATTTGCCCGAATCTGATAAAAAAGATGTAATAATCAATTCCTGTCTAACAGTCATCTCTATAATGGCAATTGCTCTATCAGTATTATTTATATTTAATATAGACCTGTTTTCACCAACTTTGATGTTTATGAAACTTGACATTAAATATGCAAGTTTATTTATTGTATTTACACTGGCATACTCCGTGTTTGTATCGCAAGCAAATATCTTTGCTGCATTACGCAACACAAAATATTCTTTTGTTCAGAATCTTGTAGCCATATCCAGAGTATTGATGCTTCCTTTTTTGATAAAATGGGGATTACTAAGTCTTTTTTTATCATATGGAGCAGGAATAGTCATTGCCACAATACTTGGTAATTATTTTATAACCAAAGTTCAGACTAATTACAGACCATCCTTTAGAATTGATAAAAAGACTCTGAAAAATATATTTAGTTTTTCATTTGCAAATTATATAGCAACAATATTTGAAGGAATGCCAACGTATATATTGCCATTAATTGTTCTTGATGTACTTGGCGCAGAACAGAATGCATATTTCTACATTGCATGGTCATTTTCCGCCATTTTTCTGATGATCCCAAGGGCAATTGCTACATCTCTTTTTGCAGAAGGCTCATATGAACCATCTAATTTCAGCAGAAACATAGTCAAGTCACTTAAATTTGTAATGATCGCTTTAGTTCCAGGAGTACTATTGATATCTGCATTGGGAAGAAACATCCTTAACCTTTTTGGTGAAACATATTCTACAAATGCATTCGACATCCTGATATTATTTTGTATTGCAAGCCTTCCATATACAATTAATGTTTGTTACTTAACTGCAAAAAGAATAGAAAAAAATAGAAAGGCTATAATTTTAATCAACTTTTCATTATCATCCATATCTATATTGCTTGCATATTTGTTGATGCAATCTATTGGCCTCATTGGAGTAGGAATTGCCTGGTGCTCTTCAAATTTGTTTATAGCCACCATCATTTTTGGCATTTATATTCAGAACCATTTTAAAAAGAGAAAATAA
- a CDS encoding NAD-dependent epimerase/dehydratase family protein, protein MVSNKLSGRNVLITGGAGFIGSHVTDRLLDMGNKVTVFDNMSSGKMEFIQHHMNKDEFKLIEGDLLDTDAITNACKDIDLVFHIAANPDVRLGAVDTKVHFDQNITATYNLLEAMRINEVKEMAFTSTSTVYGEATIIPTPENYGPLVPISLYGASKLACEALITSYSHTFDMHSWIFRFANIIGDRGTHGIIVDFIAKLQKDPEELEILGDGRQSKSYLHVKECVDAIVHSITSSNEEVNIFNIGSEDATNPTRIGEIIVEEMRLSDVKFNYTGGSRGWKGDVPIMMLSIDKLKKLGWKNEWGSETSVRETVKALLNSSAD, encoded by the coding sequence ATGGTATCAAATAAACTTTCAGGACGTAATGTACTCATCACAGGTGGAGCAGGATTCATAGGCAGTCATGTGACAGACAGGCTTCTTGACATGGGGAACAAGGTAACTGTGTTTGATAATATGAGTTCAGGAAAGATGGAGTTCATACAACACCATATGAACAAAGATGAGTTCAAACTCATTGAAGGAGATCTTCTTGATACTGATGCCATTACCAATGCCTGCAAAGATATAGATCTTGTATTCCACATCGCTGCAAATCCGGATGTTCGCCTTGGTGCAGTAGACACTAAAGTTCATTTTGATCAGAATATAACAGCCACTTACAACCTGCTTGAAGCCATGCGTATAAACGAGGTAAAAGAAATGGCCTTCACATCAACATCTACTGTTTATGGGGAAGCCACAATAATTCCCACACCAGAGAACTATGGACCGCTTGTACCAATATCACTTTACGGAGCATCTAAACTTGCCTGTGAGGCACTGATAACATCCTATAGCCACACCTTTGATATGCATTCCTGGATATTCCGCTTTGCAAACATTATTGGTGACAGAGGCACCCATGGTATAATAGTTGATTTTATTGCTAAACTTCAGAAAGATCCTGAAGAACTTGAAATACTTGGAGACGGCAGACAATCCAAATCCTACCTTCACGTAAAGGAATGTGTTGATGCTATAGTACATTCCATCACAAGCAGCAATGAAGAAGTGAATATATTCAACATCGGTTCAGAAGATGCCACAAATCCAACACGTATCGGAGAAATAATTGTAGAAGAAATGAGGCTTTCTGATGTAAAGTTCAACTATACCGGTGGATCAAGAGGCTGGAAAGGCGATGTTCCTATAATGATGCTGAGCATTGATAAATTGAAGAAACTTGGATGGAAGAATGAGTGGGGATCTGAGACGAGTGTGAGAGAGACTGTTAAGGCTCTTCTCAATTCATCAGCAGATTGA
- a CDS encoding glycosyltransferase family 2 protein has translation MTIVAVIPAFNEEVHIHDVIKKARHYVDEIIVVDDCSKDATAFIAQSLGARLIRHDTNMGKVEALKSGFKAAKELDPRIIVTLYANGYHNPEDIPRLVEPIFWLEADVVTGNTFFKEQDVLSIIGMDDHFEGSLLCDIAQDAGLIGQCMGFTAFSSNIVDSLQFYENGTSVELSLLKDAKKAGYDVRMLPASTLCNQDHDVLQKYRIGVVVPAYNEEKLIKITVNGIPEYVDRIYVINDCSTDKTAEVLESIDDPRMHVITHKVNQGVGAAILHGYQQSLKENMDIIAVMGGDNQMNPQQLPNLLMPIIEGKVDYTKGNRLLSEEFRVGMSKWRSFGNGLLTMITKIASGYWHIMDPQNGYTAISKKALSNMDLHNLYTYYGYCNDMLVKLNAFGFRTMDITMPARYGQERSTIKYSNYMGKVSIMLFKKFLWRLKMKYMTLSFHPLVLFYAFGMILVPLGVLMAGYILAAKLVMGWNVSTNLPLLDAVFLITGIQFTLFAMLFDMQECNRVSCQQN, from the coding sequence ATGACGATAGTCGCAGTGATACCTGCATTTAATGAAGAAGTACACATACATGATGTTATTAAAAAGGCCAGGCATTATGTAGATGAGATCATCGTTGTTGATGATTGCAGCAAAGATGCTACTGCTTTTATTGCCCAGAGTCTTGGTGCAAGGCTGATAAGGCATGATACTAACATGGGCAAAGTTGAAGCCCTGAAATCCGGGTTTAAAGCTGCAAAGGAGCTTGACCCACGCATCATAGTTACTCTTTATGCAAACGGTTACCATAACCCTGAGGATATTCCCCGGCTTGTTGAGCCTATATTCTGGCTTGAGGCCGATGTGGTTACCGGAAACACGTTTTTTAAGGAGCAAGATGTCCTGTCGATCATTGGCATGGACGATCATTTTGAAGGTTCCTTGCTTTGCGATATTGCACAGGATGCAGGCCTTATAGGCCAATGCATGGGATTCACCGCATTCTCATCAAACATTGTTGATTCACTTCAGTTTTACGAGAACGGTACGTCAGTTGAGCTATCACTCCTAAAGGATGCCAAAAAAGCAGGATACGACGTAAGGATGCTTCCAGCATCAACTTTGTGCAATCAGGATCATGATGTCTTGCAGAAATATCGCATCGGTGTGGTAGTTCCGGCATACAATGAAGAGAAACTGATCAAGATAACCGTCAACGGCATTCCTGAATACGTAGACCGGATATACGTTATCAATGATTGCAGCACTGACAAAACCGCAGAGGTTCTCGAATCAATCGATGACCCTCGCATGCATGTGATCACTCACAAGGTGAACCAGGGAGTAGGAGCAGCCATCCTGCATGGATACCAGCAATCCCTGAAGGAGAATATGGACATAATCGCAGTAATGGGCGGTGACAATCAGATGAACCCCCAGCAGCTTCCAAACCTCCTGATGCCAATAATCGAAGGCAAGGTAGACTACACCAAAGGCAACCGCCTGCTCAGTGAAGAGTTCCGTGTAGGCATGAGCAAATGGAGATCCTTCGGAAACGGCCTTCTCACCATGATCACCAAGATAGCCAGCGGCTACTGGCACATCATGGACCCCCAGAACGGCTACACCGCCATCTCCAAAAAAGCCCTCTCAAACATGGACCTGCACAACCTTTACACCTACTACGGTTACTGCAATGACATGCTGGTAAAACTGAATGCCTTCGGCTTCCGCACCATGGATATAACCATGCCAGCCCGCTACGGCCAGGAACGCTCCACCATCAAATACAGTAACTACATGGGCAAAGTCTCCATAATGCTCTTCAAGAAGTTCCTCTGGAGACTCAAGATGAAGTACATGACACTGAGCTTCCACCCCCTTGTGCTGTTCTATGCATTTGGGATGATATTGGTGCCATTGGGTGTACTGATGGCTGGGTATATTTTAGCTGCAAAACTTGTAATGGGATGGAATGTCTCTACTAATTTACCTTTACTTGATGCAGTATTTTTGATCACAGGCATTCAGTTCACTTTGTTTGCGATGTTGTTCGATATGCAGGAATGTAACAGGGTGAGCTGTCAGCAGAATTAA
- a CDS encoding DUF354 domain-containing protein — MLIDIGHPAHVHFYKNIIWGLEKKGHEVLVTSRDKDVARNLLDAYDIPYVPVGKMGTGKFALIAEWINRDYQILKIARKFKPDILMGMLNPCVAHASMLLGKKCFIFNDSEVVNSTALITYPFSDVIFTPSNFSKDAGKKQVRINGYKEHSYLHSNYFKPNPAIFNDMDISVDDKFILMRFVAWKAGHDITQKGFDLETKLHYVKSLEKYAKVYISSETELPHELEEYRITIPPEKIHDFMYYAQLLVGDSQTMTTEAALLGTPAVRCNSFVGENDMANFIELENKYDLIYSFNDYEKALDKAIYLLQKSDLKEEWVQKRNVMLSDKVDVSSFIVDYIDKYSKSN; from the coding sequence GTGTTAATTGATATTGGGCATCCTGCACATGTTCATTTTTATAAAAACATCATATGGGGCTTGGAGAAAAAAGGTCATGAAGTTTTAGTTACTTCACGAGATAAGGATGTGGCAAGAAATCTATTGGATGCTTATGATATACCTTATGTTCCAGTTGGAAAGATGGGAACTGGGAAATTTGCTTTAATTGCAGAATGGATCAATAGAGATTACCAAATTCTTAAAATTGCACGAAAATTCAAGCCTGATATCTTGATGGGAATGTTAAATCCATGTGTTGCTCATGCATCAATGCTTCTGGGAAAAAAGTGCTTCATATTCAACGATTCGGAAGTTGTGAACTCCACAGCTCTAATTACCTATCCTTTTTCAGATGTGATCTTTACACCTTCAAATTTCAGTAAGGATGCAGGAAAAAAGCAGGTTCGTATCAATGGATACAAAGAACATTCATACTTACATTCTAATTATTTTAAGCCAAACCCCGCAATCTTTAATGACATGGACATTAGTGTAGATGATAAGTTCATTCTTATGAGATTCGTTGCATGGAAAGCAGGCCATGATATTACACAAAAAGGCTTTGATCTTGAAACAAAGCTTCACTATGTAAAATCACTGGAAAAATATGCTAAGGTCTATATTTCCTCTGAAACGGAGCTTCCTCATGAGCTTGAAGAGTATCGCATCACCATCCCACCTGAGAAGATACATGATTTCATGTATTATGCACAGTTGCTTGTTGGCGATAGCCAGACAATGACTACAGAAGCTGCATTACTTGGAACTCCTGCTGTAAGATGCAATTCATTCGTAGGAGAAAACGATATGGCTAATTTCATAGAACTTGAGAATAAATATGACTTAATCTACAGTTTCAATGATTATGAAAAAGCCCTGGATAAGGCAATTTACCTTTTACAAAAATCGGACCTTAAAGAAGAGTGGGTACAGAAAAGAAATGTCATGTTAAGCGACAAAGTCGATGTTAGTTCCTTCATTGTAGACTATATTGACAAATATTCAAAATCAAATTAA
- the wecB gene encoding UDP-N-acetylglucosamine 2-epimerase (non-hydrolyzing): MKVATIVGVRPQFVKASVVSRELRKKHEEILIHTGQHYDYKMNEVFFDELNIPVPDYFLEIGSGSHGYQTGEMLKSIEDVLIKEEPDLVLTYGDTNSTLAGALAASKLHIKTAHIESGLRSFDRTMPEEINRILTDHCSDILFCPTQNAVNNLKNEGIIDNVFLTGDVMADSVIYNKDIAEKQSDILDKLDLIKGEYLLATIHRASNTDNVDNLKSIVDAFSELDQTLVFPIHPRTEKMLETCNLYDELASSVKLIDPVGFIDFIKLMNNSKMILTDSGGIQKEAYILKVPCITLRENTEWIETIEDGWNVLVGANKDNIIKRVNDFIPSLSTHKERFGNGNASERIIKVLSEEI; this comes from the coding sequence ATGAAAGTAGCAACTATCGTAGGAGTCAGACCTCAATTTGTGAAAGCTTCAGTAGTTTCCAGAGAGTTGAGGAAAAAGCATGAAGAAATCCTGATCCATACAGGCCAACACTACGATTACAAAATGAACGAAGTATTCTTTGATGAACTCAATATTCCTGTACCAGATTATTTCCTTGAGATCGGTTCAGGTTCACACGGATATCAAACAGGAGAAATGCTGAAAAGCATTGAAGATGTCCTAATCAAAGAAGAACCTGATCTTGTTTTGACCTATGGAGATACAAATTCCACACTTGCAGGGGCTCTTGCAGCTTCAAAACTTCATATTAAGACTGCACATATCGAATCAGGACTTCGAAGCTTTGACAGAACTATGCCCGAAGAGATCAACAGGATATTAACAGATCACTGTTCAGACATCCTATTCTGCCCAACACAGAACGCTGTCAACAATCTAAAAAATGAAGGAATAATTGACAATGTTTTTCTGACAGGAGATGTAATGGCAGATTCTGTGATATACAACAAAGATATTGCAGAGAAACAGTCTGATATACTGGATAAACTTGATTTGATAAAAGGTGAGTATTTGTTGGCTACTATTCATAGAGCGAGTAATACAGACAATGTAGATAATTTAAAAAGTATAGTTGATGCTTTTTCAGAATTGGATCAAACATTGGTATTCCCTATCCATCCAAGAACGGAAAAAATGTTGGAAACATGTAATTTATACGACGAGTTAGCATCATCTGTTAAACTAATTGATCCAGTCGGATTCATTGATTTCATAAAACTAATGAATAATTCTAAAATGATTCTTACAGATTCAGGTGGGATTCAAAAAGAAGCTTACATTTTGAAAGTTCCCTGTATTACCCTACGCGAGAATACAGAATGGATTGAAACCATTGAAGATGGTTGGAACGTTTTGGTTGGTGCGAATAAAGATAATATTATCAAACGGGTGAACGATTTCATTCCTTCTTTAAGTACACATAAAGAAAGATTCGGAAACGGGAACGCAAGTGAAAGAATCATAAAAGTACTTTCTGAAGAGATTTAA
- a CDS encoding phenylacetate--CoA ligase family protein: MLHKPLFILAHQAQYSRFYSTYKNVVNNQWKSYEDQKVQQEKQLRQMIKFAYGNVPYYHRLFKELKISPDNIQNIEDLEKLPILTKDVIKSNWNEFIPSNLFSLRYYNRTTGGSTGNPLEYRLSKADRFLSASLLYRGWGYSGYELGNKMVFLAGTSLDVGSNTVFVKKIHEITRNIKKLSAFDMNEIEINNYTDTINHFKPNAIRGYASSIDYFAKYILNSNTSIQSPDAVFTTAEKLYPRMRERISNAFDCDVYDCYGLNDGGVTAFECEEHSGLHIDTERSVMEIASTDGKQINCGEGKILATTLGNYAMPLIRYDTGDLGYILEDSCSCGRGSKLLKEIIGRDKELLVTPTGKLVHGAAFYNNMINEFNNANDVIECQIVQKEKDRLIFNIVCSDNFDEAQLDDIQETVMKKNGWNVEFRFVDEIKKTQAGKHKFIINEVAK, translated from the coding sequence ATGTTACATAAACCATTATTCATACTTGCCCATCAGGCACAATATTCTAGATTTTATTCAACATACAAAAATGTGGTTAATAACCAATGGAAATCTTATGAAGATCAGAAGGTTCAGCAAGAAAAGCAACTTAGACAGATGATTAAATTTGCTTACGGAAATGTACCCTATTATCACAGGCTTTTTAAGGAACTAAAAATATCTCCTGATAACATTCAAAATATTGAGGATTTAGAGAAATTGCCCATATTGACCAAGGATGTTATTAAATCAAACTGGAATGAATTCATACCTTCAAACTTATTTTCACTGAGATATTATAATAGGACAACTGGTGGATCAACTGGTAATCCTCTTGAATACAGATTATCAAAAGCTGATCGTTTTTTAAGTGCTTCATTACTCTATCGTGGATGGGGATATTCTGGATATGAACTGGGCAATAAAATGGTTTTCTTAGCTGGAACTTCATTAGATGTGGGGTCAAATACTGTTTTTGTTAAAAAAATTCATGAAATTACAAGAAACATAAAAAAATTATCGGCCTTTGACATGAATGAAATAGAAATTAACAACTATACAGATACTATAAATCATTTTAAGCCTAATGCTATCAGGGGCTATGCCTCATCAATTGATTATTTTGCAAAGTATATATTAAATAGCAATACTTCTATCCAGTCACCAGATGCTGTATTTACAACTGCTGAAAAATTATATCCTCGTATGAGAGAAAGAATCAGTAATGCATTTGATTGTGATGTCTATGATTGTTATGGACTAAATGATGGAGGTGTTACTGCTTTTGAATGCGAGGAACACAGTGGTTTACATATAGATACTGAAAGAAGTGTTATGGAAATAGCTTCGACTGATGGTAAACAAATTAATTGTGGTGAAGGTAAGATACTTGCCACAACTTTGGGAAATTATGCAATGCCATTGATTCGATATGATACAGGAGATTTAGGTTATATTTTAGAAGATTCCTGTAGTTGTGGCCGTGGATCAAAGTTGTTAAAAGAAATTATAGGTCGAGATAAAGAACTACTGGTAACACCTACTGGAAAATTAGTTCATGGTGCAGCCTTCTATAACAATATGATTAATGAATTCAACAATGCTAATGATGTTATTGAATGTCAAATAGTCCAAAAGGAAAAAGATCGTCTAATTTTTAATATTGTTTGCAGTGATAATTTTGATGAGGCTCAATTAGATGATATTCAAGAAACAGTAATGAAGAAAAATGGATGGAATGTTGAATTCAGATTTGTCGATGAAATTAAAAAGACACAAGCTGGAAAACATAAGTTTATTATTAATGAGGTTGCTAAGTGA
- a CDS encoding glycosyltransferase family 4 protein, whose product MKLRNLLVITNNYPNSDNSYASEIFVKEQVKYLKENFHTIYIISPVAYGVEYLRKTTHENYQYDNVKVFFPKYFNIPFFYKYLKSIWIKLELRSILKLIEKQGINFDLIHAHFTWPSGSVAAELKTIYNVPVIITEHTSNTFINMISNKDKHSIKAWNKADAIIRVNRRDISLFEEVGIPLKKVYYIPNGLDENKFKVLDRQKCKDKLNLPNDKKIILNVGHLYSPLKGHTYLVKAMNEIVNKMCDIHCYIVGDGVLKNELQTQIVKYDLQEYVTLVGSISHDEISLWMNACDIFVLPSLKESFGIVQIEAMACGKPVVATYNGGSEEIIKSENHGLLCEPANVIDLQKVILQALSKDWDSRTIIKYSSKYNMSNISKEILDIYSRVLDKS is encoded by the coding sequence GTGAAGCTTAGAAATTTATTAGTTATTACTAATAACTATCCTAACTCAGACAATTCATATGCTAGCGAAATATTTGTAAAAGAGCAAGTGAAATATTTAAAAGAAAATTTTCATACCATATATATAATTTCCCCTGTCGCATATGGTGTCGAGTATTTAAGGAAGACAACTCACGAAAATTATCAGTATGATAATGTCAAAGTATTCTTCCCAAAATATTTCAATATTCCTTTTTTTTATAAGTATTTGAAATCAATATGGATTAAACTTGAACTTAGATCCATATTAAAACTTATTGAAAAACAAGGCATCAATTTTGATTTAATTCACGCACATTTTACTTGGCCTTCTGGATCTGTAGCAGCGGAATTAAAGACAATATATAATGTACCGGTCATAATTACGGAGCACACATCTAACACTTTCATTAATATGATTTCAAATAAAGATAAGCATTCTATCAAAGCATGGAATAAAGCTGATGCAATTATACGAGTAAATAGAAGAGACATTTCTTTGTTTGAGGAAGTAGGTATTCCATTAAAAAAGGTATACTACATACCTAACGGCTTAGATGAAAATAAATTTAAGGTTCTTGATAGGCAGAAATGTAAAGATAAATTGAACTTACCAAATGACAAAAAAATAATTTTAAATGTAGGGCACTTATATAGTCCTCTCAAAGGACATACATATCTTGTGAAAGCAATGAATGAAATTGTGAATAAAATGTGTGATATACATTGCTACATAGTTGGTGATGGAGTCTTAAAAAATGAATTGCAAACTCAGATAGTAAAGTATGATTTGCAAGAATATGTAACACTTGTAGGTAGTATTAGCCATGACGAAATTTCTCTTTGGATGAATGCATGTGATATTTTTGTATTACCCAGCTTAAAAGAAAGTTTTGGAATCGTTCAAATTGAAGCTATGGCATGTGGAAAACCTGTTGTAGCAACGTACAACGGTGGAAGTGAGGAAATAATTAAGTCTGAAAACCATGGTTTATTGTGCGAGCCTGCGAATGTTATTGATTTACAGAAGGTAATTCTTCAAGCATTATCCAAAGATTGGGATTCAAGAACTATTATTAAATATTCAAGCAAATACAACATGAGTAATATTTCAAAAGAAATTCTTGATATTTACTCTAGAGTTCTTGATAAATCCTAA
- a CDS encoding flippase, with protein MFYLKNSKVTGDIQWSFVSIAISSICHLILRVIIGKELGPSGLGIYTLTFTIYMFGMQFAAFGIGIALTKYVAEFNSNSEIIRDYVSSSLIGSIISGSLMGLLLYVFSPIIAITIFHIPEMILLLKITALCFPFIAVQKIVIGMLNGLRRMKLYAIVTIVQNATVLIMSIVMVILLNTGVKGAVLGFVVPTIVVGLLLLSQARRYITIKNMIRLPYLKEIIFFGFYVVLANSIGLINTQVDSLLLGYFLNEDEVGYYAVSVLFIQGIVIIPQAVQRITNPLIASYYGKKDFLKIRYLILKTLQKSFIVTVSVALTLAIAGKEMISLIFTEEFFPAYYPLLILLFGYTVYSLFVSIGSCLSSIGKVKVTFKISVVSAALNILLNVALIPKYGLNGAASATSISLIFVTIVNLYFINKYTLNDKNW; from the coding sequence ATGTTCTATTTAAAAAATAGTAAGGTAACTGGAGATATACAATGGTCATTTGTTAGCATTGCTATTTCTTCAATTTGCCACCTAATTCTGAGAGTAATTATAGGGAAAGAATTAGGTCCATCGGGCCTCGGCATATATACACTTACTTTTACAATATACATGTTTGGAATGCAATTTGCAGCTTTTGGTATAGGAATAGCCTTAACTAAATATGTAGCTGAGTTTAATAGTAATTCTGAAATAATTAGAGATTATGTTTCATCAAGTTTAATTGGGTCAATAATAAGTGGTTCACTTATGGGACTTTTACTTTATGTATTCTCGCCCATTATAGCAATTACAATATTTCACATTCCTGAAATGATTCTGCTATTGAAAATAACTGCATTATGTTTTCCATTTATAGCTGTGCAAAAAATTGTAATTGGAATGCTTAATGGATTAAGAAGAATGAAATTATATGCAATTGTAACTATTGTTCAAAATGCTACTGTTTTGATTATGTCAATTGTAATGGTAATACTATTGAATACGGGTGTTAAAGGTGCAGTCTTAGGCTTTGTTGTACCTACAATTGTTGTAGGGTTACTGTTATTGTCACAAGCTAGAAGATATATTACTATTAAGAATATGATAAGACTTCCTTATCTCAAAGAAATTATTTTTTTTGGGTTCTATGTTGTATTGGCAAATTCTATAGGTTTAATTAACACGCAGGTTGACAGTCTTTTACTAGGATATTTTCTGAACGAAGACGAAGTTGGTTATTATGCGGTATCAGTACTTTTCATACAGGGAATAGTTATAATTCCACAGGCCGTACAGAGAATAACGAATCCTTTAATTGCGAGTTACTATGGAAAAAAAGACTTTTTAAAAATCAGATATTTGATATTAAAAACATTACAAAAATCATTTATTGTTACTGTTTCTGTTGCACTTACACTAGCAATTGCAGGAAAAGAAATGATATCTTTAATCTTTACAGAAGAATTTTTCCCTGCATATTATCCACTATTAATACTTTTATTTGGCTATACTGTGTATTCACTATTTGTTTCAATTGGGTCTTGTCTTTCAAGTATTGGAAAAGTTAAAGTAACATTTAAGATAAGTGTTGTTTCTGCTGCATTAAATATATTATTAAATGTAGCTTTGATTCCAAAATATGGATTGAATGGAGCTGCAAGTGCTACTTCTATTTCATTAATATTTGTAACTATAGTAAATCTTTATTTTATTAATAAGTATACTTTGAATGACAAAAATTGGTAG
- a CDS encoding CPBP family intramembrane glutamic endopeptidase, with amino-acid sequence MEDTNIRHVASLEMFNNNTKDWKIILLPILSIIIAELMLYMGKLEIGISMHVIILLSLALSSAWMHDSNTSYSLQALILLPILRLINISMPVFTERTLYLYIFIYTPLIIPIYLIARHQKLTLKEEGFTLKNIHLFIPISLVIGYLIGLAEWYTINAQSLIPDLSLKSLLQLSLIMIFYVGFVEELIFRSLLQTRLQKSFGMQKGLVVTSILFGIMHSGYGTPYELLLTASAGVIFGYMFQRTGNLALVSLTHGFVNVFLFGLIPFLG; translated from the coding sequence ATGGAAGACACGAATATTCGGCATGTGGCTAGTCTTGAAATGTTTAATAATAATACTAAGGATTGGAAAATAATATTACTTCCAATACTAAGCATCATAATTGCAGAATTAATGCTCTATATGGGTAAACTGGAAATTGGCATATCCATGCATGTAATTATTCTTCTAAGTTTGGCCTTATCTTCAGCATGGATGCACGATTCAAACACTAGTTACTCTTTACAGGCCCTCATATTGCTACCAATATTAAGACTGATCAATATATCCATGCCAGTTTTCACAGAAAGAACACTTTACCTTTACATCTTCATCTATACACCCCTGATCATACCTATATACCTCATCGCACGCCACCAGAAACTCACACTGAAAGAAGAAGGATTCACACTAAAGAACATCCACTTATTCATACCTATATCTCTTGTAATCGGATACTTGATTGGATTAGCTGAATGGTACACCATAAATGCACAAAGCCTTATACCTGATCTTTCACTCAAAAGTCTCCTGCAGCTTTCTTTGATTATGATCTTCTATGTAGGTTTTGTAGAGGAACTTATTTTCAGATCGCTGTTGCAAACAAGACTACAAAAATCCTTTGGAATGCAAAAAGGCCTTGTTGTAACTAGTATACTATTTGGAATAATGCACTCGGGATACGGAACCCCTTATGAGTTACTCCTGACAGCCTCTGCAGGAGTTATTTTTGGATACATGTTCCAAAGAACTGGAAATCTGGCACTTGTTTCATTAACTCATGGATTTGTGAATGTGTTTTTGTTTGGATTGATTCCTTTTCTGGGTTAG